A stretch of the Fundulus heteroclitus isolate FHET01 unplaced genomic scaffold, MU-UCD_Fhet_4.1 scaffold_49, whole genome shotgun sequence genome encodes the following:
- the LOC110367769 gene encoding uncharacterized protein LOC110367769 isoform X7, with protein sequence MKEENLEIKIEVMEEENHWMKTEDKQKNENVENEDHQDQEPDHQINQNKPAASSGPSDVQFTGNKMQKRFSAQEALELIVSSASPCDSDGEDIDLQPDSDSELSSDEETLPPPRKRAGLGSEASETAKDGTVWREEQVGTRLHFTPIEAYATDGEPSAEARRSIRSRLQSFLCFISLDMLGSIGQWTTQHARHTEQPDWFMDLQELMAFISVVILRGVTKVPSLCDSWSANLGNPRIIETMARNRFQDIMRHLRFDDMFTRSERAQTDKFAAISHVWGSFVTNCIASYNPGRHITVGEQLFPSKTRCCFLQYIATKPDKFGIKFWVACDLKSKYICNVLPYLGKDPSGLGGERLSETVVMRLMEPFMDKGRTVTTGNFFTSLSLAQRLLSQKTTILGTVDKRRREIPQSARRMEGPEFTTQVFSTTGATLTVYAAKRKKAVYVLSSMHSVVETEDGTKRKPNTVTQYNRTKGGVDVMEQTVREYSVRAGTRRWPVAVFYNMIDMAALNAHVLYQACVGVQERRLDFLVELAKELANSHVSEKKAQKEKLLRQQPSTPSSGKRAKCQVNHRCRNNCATVRCVDCYRYTCGKCTRLTPWQCQVCSDRADRLLSEG encoded by the exons ATGAAGGAGGAGAACCTTGAGATCAAGATTGAagtgatggaggaggagaaccaTTGGATGAAGACTGAGGATAAGCAGAAGAATGAGAATGTTGAAAATGAGGACCACCAGGACCAAGAACCGGACCACCAAATAAACCAGAACAAACCAGCCGCCTCCTCTGGTCCCTCTGATGTACAG TTCACAGGAAACAAAATGCAGAAGAGGTTCAGCGCTCAGGAGGCATTGGAACTGATTGTGAGCAGTGCCAGCCCTTGTGATTCAGATGGAGAAGATATAGACCTTCAACCGGATTCAGACTCTGAGCTGTCTTCAG ATGAGGAGACTCTCCCTCCACCAAGAAAGCGAGCTGGTTTGGGGAGTGAGGCGTCAGAGACGGCCAAAGATGGCACAGTGTGGCGTGAAGAACAAGTGGGGACACGTCTCCATTTCACTCCAATAGAAGCGTACGCCACAGATGGAGAGCCAAGCGCTGAGGCCAGACGGAGTATCCGCAGTCGCCTTCAGAGCTTCCTCTGTTTTATCTCTCTGGACATGCTTGGTAGCATTGGACAATGGACTACTCAACATGCACGTCACACCGAGCAGCCGGATTGGTTCATGGATCTCCAGGAACTAATGGCGTTTATTTCAGTGGTTATCCTGCGGGGGGTGACCAAGGTTCCATCACTGTGTGACAGCTGGTCAGCAAACCTGGGAAACCCAAGGATCATTGAAACTATGGCCAGAAACCGCTTCCAAGACATCATGCGCCACCTACGCTTTGATGACATGTTTACACGCAGTGAGCGAGCGCAGACCGATAAGTTTGCTGCAATCTCCCATGTTTGGGGGTCGTTTGTCACCAACTGCATCGCATCCTACAACCCTGGTCGACACATCACTGTTGGTGAACAACTTTTTCCATCAAAGACTCGCTGCTGCTTCCTGCAGTACATTGCAACAAAACCGGACAAGTTTGGCATCAAGTTCTGGGTGGCTTGCGacttgaaatcaaagtacatctGTAACGTCTTGCCATATCTTGGCAAGGACCCCAGTGGTCTCGGTGGGGAGAGACTGTCTGAGACTGTAGTGATGAGGCTGATGGAACCGTTCATGGACAAGGGCAGAACTGTAACCACGGGCAACTTCTTTACATCACTGTCACTTGCACAACGACTGCTTAGCCAGAAAACCACTATCCTCGGCACAGTCGACAAGAGACGACGGGAAATTCCTCAATCCGCCAGACGGATGGAGGGCCCTGAATTCACCACTCAGGTGTTTTCAACCACTGGTGCCACGCTGACGGTGTATGCGGCCAAACGGAAGAAGGCCGTTTACGTTCTCAGCAGCATGCACAGCGTGGTAGAGACTGAGGATGGCACCAAGAGGAAGCCAAACACGGTCACACAGTACAACAGAACAAAGGGGGGGGTGGATGTGATGGAGCAAACGGTGCGGGAGTACAGCGTGCGTGCAGGAACACGGAGATGGCCAGTTGCCGTGTTCTACAACATGATTGACATGGCAGCACTGAATGCACATGTGCTTTATCAGGCATGCGTTGGGGTGCAGGAGAGACGGCTGGACTTCCTGGTTGAGCTCGCCAAAGAGTTGGCTAACTCTCATGTGAGTGAGAAGAAGGCGCAGAAGGAGAAGCTGCTTCGGCAACAACCGTCCACACCCAGCTCAGGCAAACGGGCAAAGTGTCAGGTCAACCATCGCTGCAGGAACAACTGTGCAACTGTGAGATGCGTTGACTGCTACAGATACACATGTGGTAAATGCACCAGGCTCACACCCTGGCAGTGCCAGGTATGTTCAGACAGAGCAGACAGACTGCTGAGTGAGGGCTGA